The Diceros bicornis minor isolate mBicDic1 chromosome 26, mDicBic1.mat.cur, whole genome shotgun sequence sequence TGCTGGAAACCCTGTTTACCAGCTAGGGTCCTTGATGCTCATGGATGTAGGGGGGTGTGGGAGGAGTGCCCACATGGTATATCTTCTTCAAGTCTGTTGTCTTTGAagattttggggggacaaaaaaaaaaaaaacactaaaaatcaaGAGTAGGGAACCACCTGGGGTCAGCTCCCAGTGTATTTGCTTACACGCCTCAACCCAATGGGAAGATTCCTTGGTTAGAAAGCCTGGTAAGCCAGAAGGGGCCAAAGCCCCAGGGGCACTGGGCTCGCCTCCCTcacactgcccatctctctgtcTCAGACAGCTGCTGAAGGACCCACAGGTGCTGTTTGCTGGCTACAAAGtcccccaccccttggagcaCAAGATCATCATCCGCGTGCAGACCACACCAGACTACAGCCCCCAGGAGGCCTTCACCAATGCCATCACAGACCTCATCAGCGAGCTCTCCCTGCTGGAAGAGCGATTCCGGGTGAGGAACCAGATGTGCAGCTTGGGGGTCGGGGTGGTCTAGGTGCCAGCCTGTGCCCAGAGCTGCAGTGTTCTCATGCCACATAAGATGAGCCCTGGGTCGTTTCCTCTGATTTATTtgtggagggagggacagaggtgaTGACAGAGCAGGGACCTCCACCACAGCCTCTAGGCAGCGTGGACTAAGGGGTTACGGAGTTGAGCCCCAGGGCCTGCTGTCTGCATCCATGGGTGGACCCTACCTAGCGCTCCAGGGTCTCCTTGGGAGCTCTCGTGGTCCCTGTGGAAGTAAGAGGCCTAGTGCCCCTTGGGGCTGCTCCTCCAAGTCTTTTCTCTGTGGTGTTGGCTGCTTTGTGCTCTGTAAGGTCTGGCTGCTTCCAGGGCATTAGTTTCTCTAGGGGGCAGCTCATCCTAGGATGGGGTCCCACAGTTAAGAAGCGACATGGGTGTGGTCACACCTGTTCCTGCAGGGGACTTCAGAGTTGAGATGAGTTAGAGTGGGAAAGATCCGGCGTGTCAGCTTTTCATATCTAAGTCATATGCCCACCAGGAGGTCCCTCTGCCCCACCTCACTCCCACCCCGGCAGCAGGACCTGTGCTGCAGAGAAGTCACGGGCTGGGCGGGGCTGGCTCAGGGGGGTCCCTGGAGCTGCTCAGGGCCCCGGTTTGCTGCCTCTGTTCAGTTCTGGCAGCGCTCTGGAGAAGGGCCGTGGCAGTAGTTTCCCGTCAGACCTTGGTCAGGGATGCTGGGCTTGCGTTCCCAACATCCTCACCCCGGCCATTCCAGCTAAGTGTGctgccttcttcctccccaggtgGCCATCAAAGACAAGCAAGAAGGAATTGAATAGTGGGCTGGAAGGAGTCTGGTTTGGCGAGTTCTGTCCTGCACCGGGCCCTTCTGCAGGCACCAAGTGGAGGAGAGCACCTCCTCCCAGCTGTGGGCCTCCTTGTAGATATCCCAGTGAGCCCCTCACCCCCGACACCGACGTGTCCTGTACATAGATTGTTTTACCCTCCTAATAAAGTGTGGCAGGGAAAAGACCTggatgtggggctggccccgtggcttagcggttaagtgtgcgcactccactactggtggcccgggtttggatcctgggcgcacactgaggcaccgcttctctggccatgctgaggccgcgtcccacatacagcaactagaaggatgtgcaactatgacatataactatctactggggctttggggaaaaaaaaaggaggaggattggcaatagatgttagctcagagccagtcttcctcagcaaaaagaggaggattagcacggatgtgagctcagggctgatcttcctcaaaaaaaaaaaagacctggatGTGGGCTGAAGCAGACAGAGGTGACTTCACAGCAAATGGATTGTCAGTCTCGGTGGAGGCAGGTGACCTGTGTCAAAGCCACTTTGGGGCCACATTTCAAAGTAGACTGACCCAGAGACCCAGGCTTCTGTCTGGGAGGGTGGCAGGAACAAGCTCATTCTTGACAACAACTGGGAACTTGGGCGGCTGCCAAGGAGGCAGTCTTGAGCAGAAGGAAACTGAAAACCCATGTAGTTCCATGAGTCTCTGCTCTAGAAGCCTCAGCTGCCAGGTCTGCCTGTCTTACTCAAAGTAGGAATACTAGAGGGCCCCCAAACAGCTCACCACAGGCTTCTCTTACGTAGtagtttaataaaaatattcaccGATAAAAAGATCCCCATCATGAGCCCAGAAGCTGAATAAGTTAAGTTGTGTCCCTGGTGCTCTGCGCAGAGGCAGAGCTTGTGCTCGAGGCTACTGTCTCTTCCATATGGCTACAATGTTGGAGTCCGTCAGAGCGGTGAGGTAGGTACAGGTGGGGTTGGCCACCACCATGTTCACCATGGTCTTGGTCACCGTCTGGCCAAGGGCCCAGGGCTGGGGCCACTTCAGGATCTGGTGGGAAGAGAGGGGGCTGGGCTTCTGCTTCCTAGATACCAGGCCCCTCGTCCTGACAGTCCCCGGGGGCGGGAGAGACCCATGTATACCTGTGTGGGTGCCTGCAGGCCTGCCGGCAGCGGAGGCTGCTGCCTCAGGATGTGCCTGACGTCGTAGACCCACACATTGCCCTCCTCGTCCCCACAGAGCACAATCCCTTCATCTGCCAG is a genomic window containing:
- the POLR2J gene encoding DNA-directed RNA polymerase II subunit RPB11-a, giving the protein MNAPPAFESFLLFEGEKKITINKDTKVPNACLFTINKEDHTLGNIIKSQLLKDPQVLFAGYKVPHPLEHKIIIRVQTTPDYSPQEAFTNAITDLISELSLLEERFRVAIKDKQEGIE